CGGCAAGCACCGGGGTGCCCGCCTGCAAGCCCAGGCGGGTGGCCCAGCCGTCAAGCAAACCACCGACGACGTCGGCGCCATACAGCAGGCGCTGCGGCATCATCGCCAACGGTATGCCCAGCTCGGCCAGCAGTGCTTCGGACCAACCCCGCGCCGCCACATCGTAGACCCCGCCGATATTGCCGGCACTGCTATGGTCCACCGCCAGCTCACCCGTGAGGCACCAGTTGATGTAACTGTTGGGCGGCAGCAAGTAGCGGGTGTTCGCCCAGACCTCGGGCTGGTGCTGCTTGAGCCAGAGCATCTTGGTGAAGCCGTAATAACTGTCCACCGAGTTGCCGGTGATCCTGAACAAGCGCTCCAGGTCCACATGCTCGCGTACCCACGCCACCTGCTCGCCGGCACGCCGGTCCATCCAGATCAGGCACGGGTGCAGCGGCGTCATCTGCGCATCCACCGGGATGCCCGAGCCGCCATACAGGCTGCTGATGCACAGCGCCTTGACCTGCCCCGCCGCCACCTCGGCCTTGGCCATGCACTGCGCCACGCAGGCCTCGACGGCATCCAGCCAGACCTGCGGCCATTGCTCGGCCCAGCGCACCTTGGGGGTATCCACGCGATACCCCTGGCTATGCTGGGCGATGATCGTGCCTTGAGCATCCACCAGCAGCGCCTTGGTACTTTGGGTTCCTATGTCCACACCCATCACGTAATGCATGATCAGCGCACCGGCTTGAGCAGCACCTTGATCGACTTGGTCGAATTGGCCAGTTCGAAAGCCTCGGCAAAGTCATCCAACGGGAAATCATGGGTGACAATGCCCTTGGACGTCACCAGCCCGCGTTCGAACAGGTCGATGGCGATCGGGTAGCAATACGGCCCGAGGTGAGCGCCGCGTACGTCCAGTTCCTTGCGGTCGCCGATGATCGACCAGTCCACGCTGGTCTCGGCGCCAAACACACTGAACTCGACAAAACGCCCAAGCTTGCGGATCAGCTCCAGACCCTGGGTAACGCCGGCCGGCACGCCGGTGGTCTCGATGTAAACGTCGCAGCCATAGTTGTCGGTCAGGCCATTGATGATCTCGCGGGCATTCTCGCGGGCCGGGTTGATCACCACGTCGGCGCCGAATTTTTTCGCCAGTTCCAGGCGCTCGTCGACCATGTCGATCACCACCAGTTTCTTCGGGGTTTTCAGCGCCGCGACCTGCACCATGCACAGCCCGAGGGTGCCCGCACCGGCGATCACCACCACATCGTCAAGCTGGATATCACCACGGTTGACGGTGTGGATCGAGCAGGCCATCGGCTCCACCAGCGCCGAGTCTTCCAGCGACACCGCCGCCGGAATCTTGTGCACGATGGCGGTCTTGGGAATGCGCATGTACTGCGCCATGCCGCCTTCGGCCACTTCACGCTGGAAGCCGAAGATGTTGTGCACTTCACACATCCAATACTGACCCGATTTGCAGAAACGACACTTGGCGCACGGCACGATCTGCTCGGCGATGACCTTGTCGCCCACCTGCACCTCGAAGTGTTCCTCGGCGCCCTCGCCCACTTGCTCCACATAGCCGAAAAACTCATGGCCCGGTACCACCGGCGCCTTGACCCATGGGTTGTCGCCGCCCCAGAACATCGCCGCGCCCGAGTGGCACTTGCAGTCACTGGCGCAGATGCCGCACGCGGCGATGCGGATCACCAGTTCATTGGGGCGCGCCTGCGGTTTGCCGATGCGTTCCAGGCGGTAGTCTTTAGGGCCGTGGCAGACGACGGCTTGCATTTGGGTGTGCTTGTCCATGATGGTTGACCTATATGAGAGGAGTTTATTTATGGCGCTGACGGCTGATAAAAATCGCCAGCAAAATGATCCCGCCCTTGATCACGCTCTGGACGTAGGGCGACACGCCGAGCATGTTCAATCCGTTGTTCAAGACGCCGAGCAGCATGGCGCCGAGCAAGGTGCCGACGATCACCCCGCGGCCCCCGGCAATCGACGCACCGCCGAGTACCACGGCGGCAATCGCATCCAGCTCGAACGACACACCGGCATTGGGCTGGCCACTCATCAAGCGCGAGGTGAGCACCAGCCCGGCAATCGCGGCGGTCAGGCCGCTGATGCCGTACACCAGCAACTTGAAGCGCGCCGCGCGCACGCCGGACAAACGCACGGCTTCCTCATTGCCGCCGATGGCGTAGATGTAGCGGCCGACGCGGGTGTGTTGCAGCAGCACGTAGGCGGCCAGGTAAGTGATCAGCATGATCAGGATCGGCACCTGGATGCCGAACACGCTTTCGCGACCGAAGAAGGCAAACCAGTCCGGCAGGCCGGAAATCGGGTAGCCGTCGGTGTACATCAGGCCCAGGCCCCGGGCGATGCCCATGGTCGCCAGGGTGACGATGATCGGCGGCATGTGCAGGTAGGCCACGAATAAACCGTTGCCGATGCCGAAGGCCACGCCGATCAGCATGCCGGCTCCAATCGCCAGCCCCGGTGGCAGCCCCGCGACCATCAGCCCGGCCGTCAGCGTGCCGGACAACGCCATCACCGGCCCTACCGATAAATCGATGCCACCGGTGAGAATCACGCAGGTCATGCCCACCGCAATAATCGCGTTGATCGACACCTGCCGGGCGATGTTCGACAGGTTGCTGGCGGTCAGGAACGTGTCGCTGGCGAGGATCATCACCAGGGTCACCACCACCAGCCCCACGAACGGATAGAACGCCGGCGAACGCACCAGCCGCGCCAGGTTCAGGCGCAGCCGAGCGGTGTCGGCGCGGTTAATGGACGTATTCACTTGAGCCCCCTGTTGCATGGCGCATGACCTCTTGAGGATTGACGGCGGACGCTTCCAGGACCTTGACGATCGCGCCTTTGTGGAACACGGCGACGCGGTCGCACATGCCGATGACTTCGGGCAGTTCGGAGGAAATCATGATGATCGCGTAGCCCTGTTCGGTGAGGCTGCGCATCAGCGCGTAGATCTGTGCCTTGGCGCCCACGTCGATGCCGCGCGTGGGTTCGTCGAACACCAGCACGTCGCAGTGGTGGTTGACCCAACGCGCGATCACCACCTTTTGCTGGTTGCCGCCACTGAGGTTGAACACCCGGCTTTCGCCGCTCGGGGCCTTGATCGACAGCTGCTTCATCAATGCCTCGACGCTGGCGCATTCCTTGGCCTTGTCGATCAGGCCACCGGCGTTCTGGTACTTGGGCAGGTTGTTCAGGGAGATGTTTTCGCGAATGCTGAAATCGGTGATCAGCCCTTCGCTCTTGCGGCTTTCCGGCAGCAGGCCGATGCCATGGGCCAGTGCCTGGGCCGGGTCGTCGAGGCGGATTTTTTCACCGCGCAGCCACACCTCCTTGCTCACCGACGGCAGCGCGCCGAGCATGCCCAAGGCCAGCTCAGTGCGGCCGGAGCCGACCAGGCCGGCAAACCCGAGGATCTCGCCCTGGTGCAGTTGGAAGCTGTTATGCGGGCCGTTGCGCACCAACTGGATGTCCCTGACCTCCAGCAATAACGGACCGCGCCCAGTGCCGGGCTTGGGCGGGAAACTGCATTCCAGGCGGCGGCCCACCATCATTTCCACCAGGCGGTCGATATCGCTGTCGGCCACATCGGTGACGCCCACGTTAGCGCCGTCGCGCAGCACGCTGATGCGGTCGCAGACCTGGAAAATCTCTTCCAAATGATGGGAGATAAAAATCACCGCCACGCCCTGGCGCTTGAGTTCACGCATGATCTCGAACAGCAGCTCGGCCTCGCTGGGCGTCAGGGTCGCGGTGGGTTCATCTAGCACCAGCAAACGCGCATCCAGCGCCAGGGCCTTGGCGATTTCGACGAACTGCTGCTCGGCCACGCTCAAATGCTCGACCGCGCAATGCAGGTCGATGCTCACGCCCAGGCGCTGGAACAATGCCTCGGCGGCCGCGACCATCTCACGCTTGCGCAACAGGCCGAAGCGGTTGCTCAGCTCGTGGCCGAGGAAGATATTTTCCACTGCCGTGAGATAGGGAATCAGGCTGAATTCCTGGAACACGATGCCGATTCCGGCGGCAATGGCGTCGCGGTAAGTGGCGAAACGCTGTGCCTGGCCATCGATGAGGATCCGCCCTTCGTCCTGGTGCTCGACGCCGCCGAGGATCTTCATCAGGGTCGATTTGCCCGCGCCATTTTCGCCGAGCAAGGCATGGATCTCGCCGCGCTCGACTTGCAGGTTGATGGACTTGAGGGCCTGCACCCCTGGGTAACGCTTACAGATATTTTCCAGCTTCAGAAGACTGCTCATGCCGCCGACCTCTCGCTCAGAAGGAGCCCCAGGCCCCACGCCTTCCGTGGGGCCATGGGCGGTTTACCAGCTGAAGTCCTTGGCCTTGGCCTGGTCGATCAGAGTGATGTCCACCGGAATAGTGGCGGGCACTTGCGCCCCCCACTTCTTGGCCAGGGCAACGCCCAGGGCCAGGCGGATCTGGTCGCGGGGGTACTGGGCCGAGGTGGCGATGAATTTGCTGCCGGGTTTCTGGATCGCCTTGATCGCTTCCGGCGCGCCATCGACACTGACCAGTTTCACGTCCAGGCCACTGGCTTCGATGGCCGACAGGGCACCGAGGGAGCCGTTGTCGTTGACGCTGAAAATGCCCTTGAGGCCGGGTTGGGCCTGCAACATGTTTTCGGTGACGGTCAGCGCCTGGTCACGCTCCTGCTTGCCGTTCTGGATGCTCACGACCTTGATGCCAGGGTGCTTGGCCACGGCCTCTTTGCAACCGCGCACACGCTCCAGGATCGGCACCACGGCAATGCCGTCGAGGATCGCGATGTTGCCTTTGTCGCCAATGTTTTTAGCCAGGTATTCACAGGCCTGGAAACCGGCATCGAAGTTCTTCGAACCGACGAATGAATCCAGAGGGCCTTCGGCCTGGGCGTCCACCGCCACCACCACGACACCGGCGGCGTGAGCGGATTTGACGGCCGATTGCACGCCGACCGAATCGGTGGGGTTGATCAGCAGGATATCGATGCCTTTTTGCAGCATGTCTTCCACGTCGCTGACCTGCTTGGACACGTCGTGGCGGGCGTCGGTGATGATGAGTTTCGCACCGATGCTCGCGCCGGCTTCTTCCAGGGCGTTTTTCATGGTGACGAAATAGGGGTTGTTGATTTCCTGGAATGACGCGCCGATGCGGATCGGCTTGGCGGCGTCGGCAAATGCCGGTGCAACGGTGCCGAGGGTGATGCTTACAGCCAATAAACACAGGGTTTTCGGGAGCATTTTCATGGCGTGGGTCTCTGTTTTGTTTTTATTTTTAGAGCAAATGTTATCGTTAACATTTTGCGAGAAGCTAGCAAGGAAATCCCGGGCGTGCAAGCCCCCGTTGGTCGTACCGCCTGCAAACAGCCTCTTGGAGAGGTGCGCATAACAGGCGCAAAAAAAGGGGGGCAGCCCTATGGACTGCCCCCCGCCTCACTTGCATGAATCAGTTAGCGCACGATGGTCTGGCTGCAAATATGACCCAGGCTAACGTATTGCACGATATTGCCACCTACCCCGACACCCACGCCTGGGAATTCCTTGAGTTCAATCCGCCAGCCGCCGTCGTTGAACCAGGTTCTCCAGTTGTAGGTCTGGCCGGACGAACTGTCCGGGTAGATCGCGTTGTGGTCACCCGAGCAGGTACCCAGCGCGACATTGCCCGAAGCTGCCCCAGTGATGCCGGTGGTGGCCTCGTAATTGACAAAGTTATAGGCGCCGCTGAACTGCTTATCGACCCGCAATACCGGGGTGACGCCGCGCAGGGGTTCGCCGGTACTGTCAGACCATTGCGTGCTCCAGCTCAGGTTGCGGGCCGCCTGGGTGGCCAGTTGGAAAATCGAACTGGGGATGCGCACCACATTGTCGCCAATCACGTCGTACTGGTTCAGGCGGGGTGCCGAACCCAGCGTCAACTTGTAGTGCGCCTGGGGGTTCAATGCCACCGCTGGGTTGGCGCGCACGCGAACCTTCACGGTATAGCCCACGGGCACGCTCGGGTAGGTCGAGGTATTTTCCGGCTGGACCACTATCCAGTTATTCCCATCAAACCGTTCGAACACCCACTGGTTGCGCGCGCCTGTGCTTTCTTCATCCAGGTACACGGCCACGCCTTGACCGCGCAGCGAAGTGAAGTCGAAGTAATCGACATCGTTGACGGAGTCGATGTTGCCCGTCACCTGGTTCAGCGCATCCGGCAAGGCAAACGCGGTTTGTGCGGTGTCGTTGGGCTCGAAGGCATCGATGTTGCTGTCCACCGCCACACCAAAGCTGAACTGTGCGTTGCTCGCGGTGTTCGCCACCATGTACCAGTAGTAGTCACCGGCCGGCATCACACCGTTGAGGTACTCATCGGCATTGCCGGCGGCGTCGGAAGTGCCCAGGGGCGTCAAATTACCCTGGCCGTCATCGTGGAACAGCGTCAACGACATGTCCGTGCCGGCGCTCTGGTTCAGCAGTTGCACCTGAATGCGCGCGTTTTTCGGCAGGTTGAAGTGATAGGCGATTTGCGCACCGGTTTCCACACCGCTGACGGTGTACAGCGTATTGATATCCAGGGTCGGGAACAGCGGCGTGAACGCAGCAATCGCCGAGCCTTTCAGTTGCGCCGGGTCAGCTGTGTTCAATGCATCGACCTGCACGTCAACCGGCGCGCCACTGACTGCGGCCTTGCTCTGCGCTGGCTTCGAATTGCCGGCCATCGCCGCCTTGAGCTTTTGCTTGAGCGCGGTTGAAACTTGGGTTGTTTCCAGCTTGCCGCCGGATTTTAGCGCTTTGTCCACGGCCAGCCTGACCGCTTCGGCGCTGAGCTTCTGAGGGTATTGCTCGGCCAGGGCAAAGGCCGACACGAAGCAGGAGGCCGCCATGGCCGCGCCCAACATAAAGGCTTTTTTCGATTTCATTTTTTATCCATCCATAGTTAAAAACTGAAGGTCAGGTGACATCCGGTCACCTGGGATGGAATCTAGCCAACAACTGTATGCATGTCCAGTATTTTTGTAGGAAATTTT
This region of Pseudomonas asgharzadehiana genomic DNA includes:
- a CDS encoding alcohol dehydrogenase catalytic domain-containing protein — translated: MDKHTQMQAVVCHGPKDYRLERIGKPQARPNELVIRIAACGICASDCKCHSGAAMFWGGDNPWVKAPVVPGHEFFGYVEQVGEGAEEHFEVQVGDKVIAEQIVPCAKCRFCKSGQYWMCEVHNIFGFQREVAEGGMAQYMRIPKTAIVHKIPAAVSLEDSALVEPMACSIHTVNRGDIQLDDVVVIAGAGTLGLCMVQVAALKTPKKLVVIDMVDERLELAKKFGADVVINPARENAREIINGLTDNYGCDVYIETTGVPAGVTQGLELIRKLGRFVEFSVFGAETSVDWSIIGDRKELDVRGAHLGPYCYPIAIDLFERGLVTSKGIVTHDFPLDDFAEAFELANSTKSIKVLLKPVR
- a CDS encoding ABC transporter permease, with protein sequence MQQGAQVNTSINRADTARLRLNLARLVRSPAFYPFVGLVVVTLVMILASDTFLTASNLSNIARQVSINAIIAVGMTCVILTGGIDLSVGPVMALSGTLTAGLMVAGLPPGLAIGAGMLIGVAFGIGNGLFVAYLHMPPIIVTLATMGIARGLGLMYTDGYPISGLPDWFAFFGRESVFGIQVPILIMLITYLAAYVLLQHTRVGRYIYAIGGNEEAVRLSGVRAARFKLLVYGISGLTAAIAGLVLTSRLMSGQPNAGVSFELDAIAAVVLGGASIAGGRGVIVGTLLGAMLLGVLNNGLNMLGVSPYVQSVIKGGIILLAIFISRQRHK
- a CDS encoding sugar ABC transporter ATP-binding protein, coding for MSSLLKLENICKRYPGVQALKSINLQVERGEIHALLGENGAGKSTLMKILGGVEHQDEGRILIDGQAQRFATYRDAIAAGIGIVFQEFSLIPYLTAVENIFLGHELSNRFGLLRKREMVAAAEALFQRLGVSIDLHCAVEHLSVAEQQFVEIAKALALDARLLVLDEPTATLTPSEAELLFEIMRELKRQGVAVIFISHHLEEIFQVCDRISVLRDGANVGVTDVADSDIDRLVEMMVGRRLECSFPPKPGTGRGPLLLEVRDIQLVRNGPHNSFQLHQGEILGFAGLVGSGRTELALGMLGALPSVSKEVWLRGEKIRLDDPAQALAHGIGLLPESRKSEGLITDFSIRENISLNNLPKYQNAGGLIDKAKECASVEALMKQLSIKAPSGESRVFNLSGGNQQKVVIARWVNHHCDVLVFDEPTRGIDVGAKAQIYALMRSLTEQGYAIIMISSELPEVIGMCDRVAVFHKGAIVKVLEASAVNPQEVMRHATGGSSEYVH
- a CDS encoding substrate-binding domain-containing protein, which gives rise to MKMLPKTLCLLAVSITLGTVAPAFADAAKPIRIGASFQEINNPYFVTMKNALEEAGASIGAKLIITDARHDVSKQVSDVEDMLQKGIDILLINPTDSVGVQSAVKSAHAAGVVVVAVDAQAEGPLDSFVGSKNFDAGFQACEYLAKNIGDKGNIAILDGIAVVPILERVRGCKEAVAKHPGIKVVSIQNGKQERDQALTVTENMLQAQPGLKGIFSVNDNGSLGALSAIEASGLDVKLVSVDGAPEAIKAIQKPGSKFIATSAQYPRDQIRLALGVALAKKWGAQVPATIPVDITLIDQAKAKDFSW